The following proteins come from a genomic window of Deltaproteobacteria bacterium:
- a CDS encoding YaiI/YqxD family protein translates to MKIYVDADGFPRAAKDILVRAALRLGVPVVFVANKPFRQETSPLISSLLVPEGPDIADDRIVELAEPGDLVITADIPLADRVVSKGACALNPRGKLYTEENVKDRLAVRDLLSELRDGGLMTGGPPAFGKKDCQAFADQLDRFLIRRLKEEKA, encoded by the coding sequence ATGAAGATTTACGTTGATGCGGACGGATTTCCCCGGGCAGCGAAGGACATCCTGGTCCGGGCCGCCCTGCGGCTGGGTGTGCCCGTCGTCTTCGTGGCCAACAAGCCTTTCCGCCAGGAGACGTCGCCGCTGATTTCGAGTCTTCTCGTCCCCGAGGGGCCGGACATTGCCGATGACCGCATCGTGGAGTTGGCAGAGCCGGGTGATCTGGTAATTACCGCCGACATCCCCCTGGCGGACCGGGTCGTCTCCAAGGGGGCCTGCGCCCTTAATCCCCGGGGCAAGCTCTATACGGAGGAGAACGTCAAGGACCGTCTGGCTGTGCGGGATCTCCTGAGCGAATTAAGGGACGGCGGCCTGATGACGGGCGGACCACCGGCCTTCGGTAAGAAGGACTGCCAGGCCTTTGCCGACCAGCTCGATCGCTTCCTGATCCGCCGGTTGAAGGAGGAAAAAGCCTAA
- the smc gene encoding chromosome segregation protein SMC, with protein MRLKKLEISGFKTFCEKVVLEFSPGISGVIGPNGCGKSNIVDAIRWVMGEQRIKALRGKKMDDVIFSGAENTAPVGMAEVTMTMVSDGQPFSGAYGECSELTIARRIFREGESEYYLNKVPCRLLDVKEFFMDTGVGARTYSLVEQNSVSTLVEAKPEERRQYIEEAAGIAKYKSRKEAALRKMEATRQNMLRLHDIMKEVKTQLNVVSRQAKRAELYRALKKEIKEAELSLALVNYADLIEKRAALEKDREILQGKETAIRTELKGREASFEELKVTVMQQEEMISQSREKIYEIKNVINMKEQTVEFSRKRVADLHAQKERNVAEIKTREDRLADIRNEVHTLTAQIETLQREIQDVQAAILASQKQLDELRKADSDLNRESDARKVAYIDIAAEKSKLKNMEANFVKTLEDINKRKERHLKEMEENAQRSDFLSQSWRDISEALGADEENREGLKTRQGSIITDLGEARERLRQVEDDIAGLKDQNGRKSARLASLQEFQDGYTWCSEGIKSIMTARKQGSLAGLAGDTFLGLVADHIDVPMEYEMAVEAVLGEKLQYVVVKNQEDGIRAIDYLKQSASGRGTFVPLGVRNYHLQSPQPKHLEATVRLLDRVQVHDDFKAILDNLLGDVLLIPNLKDGVSLWSQNGFRGSFVTPDGDIINSHGILTGGSHNKGERNLLANKREIGELKKEISRLRRDMEESEEDRIVAINMIAGSEEALQQVKTELHQLEIQINGRCKDLERFDDEMKRINQRRSIHEFDHETMVAAETETLEKMELVKHDQIVQEERELVITEVIAGLNIKRQEVKSELEKWEREYTATKVLLAASEEKMAAGQRNLTTLGMTQTALLREITEKQADQEKAIHQEAELAVNIAGETENLGSLYQEYQLLEKTLAEMNLRQQDKDGLLKDCEREVKEIKQSLERVTKEANEREIALREIDFQSDHLKNNIQERHYVDLGELVREFKGIEAGEKQATMENLEKARATVENFGEVNLLALSEYEQLKERHDFLTAQDADITASLQSLQRTIERINRISRTRFAETFEAVNLCFQEMFTRIFPGGKGSLYLTDSTEMLETGVEMDIQIPGKRTRNVSLLSGGEKSLAAIALILAIIQYRPTPFLVLDEVDAALDDANISLFNRLIQDIAKNSQIIMITHNKKTMEVAENLYGITMQNQGVSTLVSVNLN; from the coding sequence ATGCGATTAAAAAAGCTGGAGATAAGCGGGTTCAAGACCTTCTGCGAGAAGGTCGTCCTGGAATTTTCACCGGGCATCAGCGGCGTGATCGGCCCCAATGGTTGCGGCAAGAGTAATATTGTTGATGCAATTCGCTGGGTTATGGGCGAGCAGCGCATCAAGGCCCTGCGCGGCAAGAAGATGGACGACGTCATCTTCAGCGGGGCCGAAAATACTGCCCCCGTGGGGATGGCCGAAGTTACCATGACTATGGTCAGCGATGGCCAGCCTTTTTCGGGCGCTTACGGCGAGTGCAGTGAATTGACTATTGCCCGGCGTATTTTCCGGGAAGGAGAAAGTGAGTATTACCTCAATAAAGTTCCCTGCCGCCTGCTGGATGTCAAGGAATTCTTCATGGATACGGGAGTCGGCGCCAGGACCTATTCTCTCGTAGAGCAGAACAGTGTTTCCACGCTGGTCGAGGCGAAGCCGGAAGAACGGCGGCAATATATCGAGGAAGCTGCCGGGATTGCCAAATACAAAAGCCGGAAAGAAGCAGCCTTACGGAAGATGGAAGCCACCCGGCAAAACATGCTGCGCCTCCATGACATAATGAAGGAGGTAAAAACCCAGCTCAATGTCGTTTCCCGGCAGGCAAAACGCGCCGAATTATACCGGGCCCTGAAAAAAGAAATCAAGGAGGCCGAACTCTCCTTGGCGCTGGTAAACTATGCCGACCTGATCGAGAAGAGAGCAGCGCTGGAAAAAGACAGGGAGATTCTGCAAGGCAAAGAAACGGCTATTAGAACGGAGCTGAAAGGCAGGGAAGCCTCTTTTGAGGAGCTAAAAGTCACCGTGATGCAGCAAGAGGAAATGATTTCCCAAAGCCGCGAAAAAATTTATGAAATCAAGAACGTAATTAACATGAAAGAGCAGACGGTGGAATTTTCCCGCAAGCGTGTTGCCGATCTGCATGCTCAAAAAGAACGGAACGTTGCCGAGATAAAGACGCGGGAAGACCGTCTAGCCGATATCCGGAATGAAGTTCACACGTTGACGGCACAGATTGAAACGCTGCAGCGCGAGATACAAGATGTGCAGGCGGCTATTCTTGCCAGCCAGAAGCAGCTTGACGAATTGAGGAAAGCCGATAGCGACCTGAACAGGGAATCAGACGCCCGGAAAGTAGCGTATATTGATATCGCGGCCGAGAAGTCAAAGCTCAAGAATATGGAGGCAAATTTTGTCAAGACCCTTGAGGATATTAACAAAAGGAAGGAACGGCACCTTAAGGAAATGGAAGAAAATGCCCAACGCTCTGATTTCCTTTCCCAGTCCTGGCGGGATATAAGTGAGGCGTTAGGGGCGGATGAGGAAAACAGGGAGGGATTAAAGACTCGTCAGGGATCTATTATTACCGATCTTGGCGAGGCCAGGGAGCGTCTCCGGCAAGTTGAAGACGATATTGCCGGGTTGAAGGACCAGAACGGTCGGAAGTCGGCTCGCTTGGCTTCACTGCAGGAGTTTCAGGATGGTTACACCTGGTGCAGCGAGGGCATCAAATCCATCATGACAGCCAGGAAACAGGGAAGTCTCGCTGGTTTGGCAGGTGATACGTTTCTCGGTCTCGTGGCCGACCATATTGACGTGCCGATGGAATATGAAATGGCGGTTGAGGCTGTTCTGGGTGAGAAACTGCAATATGTCGTGGTCAAGAATCAGGAGGATGGGATCAGGGCCATTGATTATTTAAAGCAGTCCGCCTCCGGGAGAGGAACTTTTGTCCCGCTGGGTGTCAGAAATTATCATCTGCAATCACCGCAGCCTAAACATCTTGAGGCAACGGTGCGGCTGCTTGATCGAGTTCAGGTGCATGACGACTTTAAAGCAATCCTGGATAATCTGCTGGGCGACGTACTGCTGATACCAAACCTCAAGGACGGCGTCTCCTTATGGAGTCAAAACGGGTTTCGGGGTTCTTTTGTAACGCCTGATGGCGATATCATCAATTCCCATGGCATACTTACCGGCGGCAGTCATAACAAGGGAGAAAGAAATCTGCTGGCCAACAAGAGAGAAATCGGCGAATTAAAAAAGGAAATCTCTCGCCTGCGGCGGGACATGGAAGAGTCTGAGGAGGACAGGATAGTTGCCATCAACATGATTGCCGGGTCTGAAGAGGCGTTGCAGCAGGTCAAAACCGAGTTGCACCAGTTGGAGATCCAGATTAACGGCCGATGCAAAGACCTGGAACGATTCGATGACGAGATGAAGCGCATTAATCAACGGCGCAGCATACACGAGTTCGATCATGAGACGATGGTTGCGGCCGAAACAGAAACGCTCGAGAAAATGGAGCTGGTCAAGCATGACCAGATTGTTCAGGAAGAACGGGAGCTTGTCATTACTGAAGTTATAGCAGGGCTGAATATTAAGCGGCAGGAAGTTAAATCAGAACTTGAGAAGTGGGAACGGGAGTACACTGCCACCAAGGTTCTTTTGGCTGCCAGTGAAGAGAAAATGGCAGCGGGGCAAAGAAACTTAACCACCCTGGGAATGACCCAGACCGCCTTGCTCCGTGAGATAACGGAGAAGCAGGCGGACCAGGAAAAGGCGATTCATCAGGAAGCGGAACTCGCCGTAAATATTGCCGGTGAGACGGAAAATCTGGGGAGTCTCTATCAGGAGTACCAACTTCTGGAAAAAACACTGGCGGAAATGAATCTCCGGCAGCAGGACAAGGATGGTTTGCTGAAAGACTGCGAACGGGAAGTTAAAGAGATTAAACAAAGCCTGGAGCGGGTCACGAAAGAGGCAAATGAGCGGGAGATTGCTCTTCGGGAAATTGACTTTCAGAGCGATCACCTGAAAAATAACATTCAGGAAAGACATTATGTTGATTTGGGAGAATTGGTCCGGGAATTCAAGGGGATCGAAGCCGGAGAAAAACAGGCAACCATGGAGAACCTGGAGAAGGCCCGGGCTACAGTCGAAAACTTCGGTGAGGTTAATCTGCTGGCCTTGAGCGAATATGAACAACTGAAGGAGCGGCACGATTTCCTGACGGCCCAGGATGCCGACATCACCGCTTCCTTGCAGTCTTTACAGCGCACCATTGAGAGGATCAACCGGATTTCACGCACGCGCTTTGCCGAGACCTTTGAGGCGGTAAATTTGTGCTTCCAGGAGATGTTCACGAGGATATTCCCGGGCGGTAAAGGCAGCCTTTATCTGACGGACAGCACGGAAATGCTTGAGACAGGCGTGGAAATGGATATTCAGATTCCAGGGAAACGCACCCGGAACGTCAGCCTCTTGTCGGGAGGCGAAAAATCATTGGCGGCGATAGCTTTGATCCTGGCAATTATCCAGTATCGGCCCACGCCCTTTCTGGTGCTCGATGAAGTGGACGCGGCGTTGGATGATGCTAATATCTCGTTGTTTAACCGGTTAATTCAGGATATTGCGAAAAATTCGCAGATCATCATGATTACCCATAACAAGAAGACGATGGAAGTGGCAGAAAATCTTTACGGGATTACCATGCAGAATCAAGGTGTTTCGACCCTCGTTTCCGTCAATCTCAACTGA
- a CDS encoding YwbE family protein has protein sequence MNGNNRSDIAPGMRVKVVRKEDQRSGALTEGIVRDLLTKSPQHPHGIKVRLEGGIVGRVQEILGA, from the coding sequence ATGAACGGTAACAACCGATCCGACATCGCACCCGGCATGCGGGTGAAAGTGGTCCGGAAAGAGGATCAGCGCAGCGGCGCCCTCACGGAAGGAATCGTCCGGGATCTGCTCACGAAATCGCCCCAGCACCCCCACGGCATCAAGGTGCGCCTGGAGGGCGGTATCGTGGGGCGGGTACAAGAGATTTTGGGCGCTTGA
- a CDS encoding DNA-3-methyladenine glycosylase I: MADPEVGGVCLSMKAKIENDICRCPWVDLGKADYVEYHDKEWGVPVYNDRLLFEFLTLESAQAGLSWYTVLKKREHYRRAFENFEPEKIAGFDQAKIEGLLLNPGIIRNRLKIEATVNNAHKFLEVQTEYGSFSKYIWGFVGGKPRISNILKLSDYPATNQESDTLSKDLKKRGFKFLGSTICYAHMQATGMVNDHSLGCFRRRELIEKYGKGQTHER, translated from the coding sequence ATGGCCGATCCAGAGGTGGGGGGAGTTTGTTTATCGATGAAAGCAAAAATAGAAAATGATATTTGCCGTTGCCCCTGGGTTGATTTGGGCAAAGCCGATTATGTCGAATATCACGACAAAGAGTGGGGTGTTCCGGTTTATAACGACAGGCTGTTGTTTGAATTTCTGACTTTGGAATCTGCCCAGGCAGGTTTAAGCTGGTACACCGTTTTAAAAAAGAGAGAGCATTATCGAAGGGCATTTGAAAATTTTGAACCGGAAAAGATTGCCGGATTCGATCAGGCAAAGATTGAAGGACTGTTACTGAATCCGGGGATCATCAGAAATCGCTTGAAAATCGAAGCTACGGTAAATAATGCGCATAAATTTCTTGAAGTTCAGACAGAGTATGGAAGTTTTTCAAAATATATATGGGGTTTTGTCGGGGGCAAACCAAGAATAAGTAACATATTGAAATTGTCTGATTATCCTGCAACAAACCAGGAATCGGACACATTAAGCAAAGACTTGAAGAAGAGAGGGTTTAAATTTTTGGGTTCTACGATATGTTATGCGCATATGCAGGCCACGGGTATGGTAAACGACCACTCTCTTGGTTGTTTCAGGAGAAGGGAGCTCATTGAGAAATATGGTAAAGGACAAACCCATGAACGGTAA